AAAGTGGCCCCGGATTTCCATGTCACGGTTGCAACAGTGCGTTACTCCGTTCCGCACCAGCTTGTTGGCCGCACTGTCGATGTGCGCATCACCGGCCAGATGTTGACCGTCTTTGACCAAGGGGCAACCGTGGCAACCCACCGGGTTTCACATAAGCGTGGGGCCTATGTCACTGACTACGAGCACATTCCATCTGGAATGGACTCCACCCGTGGACTGTGGACAAGCGACTACTTTTATCGCGAAGCCAGCAAAGTTGGCCCGGCAACACGCAAGGTCATCGAAGAACTCATCACGGCGAAAGCCATCCCGGCCCAGGCATACCAGTCCTGCCGAAACGTGCTGTCAATGGGCAAACATGCCAACAAACCAATCCTGGAAGAAGCATGCCAACGCCTGATAGCCAACGACGGCAGCCGACGGGCAGTGTCATATACCGCAGTCAAAAACATGATGGCCGCTGTCCGCAAGGAACACGCAACCCGACCACGCGGGTTTGACCAGCCCCCGCGCAGCACCACAACCAACCAACCCGCCCGACCTGTAGCCGCTGACCGGGACACCACCGGCGCGTTCCTTGGCGGTGCAGACCAGTTCAGCATGGACAACCTCGCTAAGAAAGGAAACTAAAACCCATGTCCTCACCAACCCCGCCAACAGATCGCTTCCTTGACGAATCCGTCCTGGCCGACTTCACCGCACTGCGGATGACTGCCTTCGGCAGAAGCGTCATCGATATCGCCAACGATCCCGCCTTCGACACGTGGACGTTTTCCCAAAAGGTGCTYTACGCACTCGATAAAGAAGTCGCAGCCAGGCGTGAACGACGCATCAGCAAACTGCTTAAAGCATCCCGATCGCCAAACCATGATGCTTGCCTTGAAAACGTGGTGTGCACGCCTGACCGCAACATCAACCCCGAGCAAGTCAGCAGACTCGCTCACGGACAATGGTGCCACCTGGGCCAAAACATCGTCATCCTGGGCAAATCCTCAGTTGGTAAAACCTACCTCGCCCAAGCACTCATCACCGCCGCATGCCGCAACGACTACTCCGCACGGTTCTACCGCACCGACATGCTCGCCGCCGAACTGGCAGTCCTCCAACCCGAT
This is a stretch of genomic DNA from Corynebacterium auris. It encodes these proteins:
- a CDS encoding ATP-binding protein, with translation MSSPTPPTDRFLDESVLADFTALRMTAFGRSVIDIANDPAFDTWTFSQKVLYALDKEVAARRERRISKLLKASRSPNHDACLENVVCTPDRNINPEQVSRLAHGQWCHLGQNIVILGKSSVGKTYLAQALITAACRNDYSARFYRTDMLAAELAVLQPDNPTRLKFIQQLHDVDVLVLDDFLTTPVDAATAHQLLNILAGRERKVSTIVTSQFTPHEWYKSIPDAVISESILNRLXSGAEIITLEGPNMRLTTNA